Proteins from a genomic interval of Mycolicibacterium grossiae:
- a CDS encoding alpha/beta hydrolase fold domain-containing protein, whose amino-acid sequence MTAPSKVPGVAGPRVGPARAHKGRRFPVSDGAPVEVVEDGPSLAARLFALGASLTIKPTLVVGSLAPRLPWPWGVLDFAARALRPAPGTIRATISLPNCTAQLVRAAGVLPADGKRSVVLYLHGGAFLTCGVNTHGRMVTALSKFSDSPCLVVNYRMIPKHSIGQALEDCHDAYRWLRLKGYEPDQIVLAGDSAGGYLSLALAEKLQLEGELPAAVVTMSPLFELDNEGRAQHPNIRTDAMFPPQAFGALIELIEAANAKQGEDVYEPLDHIEPGLPRTLIHVSGSEVLLSDARKAAHMLAAVGVPVEVRVWPGQMHVFQIGGPAVKEATRSLKQIGDYIREATW is encoded by the coding sequence ATGACGGCACCGAGCAAGGTCCCCGGCGTAGCTGGTCCGCGGGTCGGTCCAGCTAGGGCGCACAAGGGCCGACGGTTCCCGGTCAGTGACGGAGCGCCGGTCGAGGTGGTCGAAGACGGTCCGAGTCTGGCTGCCCGGCTGTTTGCCCTGGGCGCCTCGCTGACCATCAAGCCAACCCTCGTCGTCGGTAGCCTCGCGCCGCGTCTGCCCTGGCCGTGGGGAGTGCTGGACTTCGCGGCCCGTGCACTGCGTCCGGCGCCGGGCACCATTCGCGCGACGATCTCGCTGCCGAACTGCACCGCGCAGTTGGTGCGCGCGGCCGGCGTCCTCCCCGCCGACGGCAAGCGCAGCGTCGTGCTCTACCTGCACGGCGGCGCGTTCCTGACCTGCGGCGTCAACACCCACGGGCGGATGGTGACGGCGCTGTCCAAGTTCTCCGACAGCCCCTGCCTGGTGGTCAACTACCGGATGATCCCCAAGCATTCGATCGGCCAGGCGCTCGAGGACTGCCACGACGCCTACCGCTGGCTGCGCCTCAAGGGCTACGAGCCGGACCAGATCGTGCTGGCGGGCGACTCCGCCGGCGGGTACCTGTCGCTCGCGCTGGCCGAGAAGCTGCAGCTCGAGGGTGAGCTGCCCGCCGCGGTGGTCACCATGTCGCCGCTGTTCGAACTCGACAACGAGGGCCGGGCCCAGCACCCGAACATCCGCACCGACGCGATGTTCCCGCCGCAGGCGTTCGGCGCGCTGATCGAGTTGATCGAGGCGGCCAACGCCAAGCAGGGCGAGGACGTCTACGAGCCGCTCGACCACATCGAGCCCGGTCTGCCCCGCACGCTGATCCACGTGTCCGGCTCGGAGGTGCTGCTCAGCGATGCACGCAAGGCCGCGCACATGCTCGCCGCGGTCGGCGTCCCCGTCGAGGTCCGGGTCTGGCCCGGTCAGATGCACGTCTTCCAGATCGGCGGCCCGGCGGTCAAGGAGGCGACGCGGTCGCTCAAGCAGATCGGCGACTACATTCGCGAGGCCACTTGGTGA
- a CDS encoding SGNH/GDSL hydrolase family protein → MLLSGQADQARQIIPKAWDVPPRADGVYSPDGGPVEKWFRGVPFDLHLMIFGDSTATGYGCTNADEVPGVLIARGLAAESGKRIRLSTKAIVGATSKGLSGQIDAMFVAGPPPDAAVVMIGANDVTAVNGLTPSARRVGAAVARLRASGAVVVVGTCPDFGVITAIPQPLRLVARTRGLRLARLQAAAVRSAGGVPVPFSDLLAPEFYKAPEVLFSSDMFHPSAAGYALAAQQLLPALCEALEVCSSETETDEPLESRSADGGPLLARLSSVSRLWRRTTGVPAPIVAPATG, encoded by the coding sequence ATGCTCCTGAGCGGGCAGGCCGACCAAGCCCGGCAGATCATCCCGAAGGCGTGGGACGTCCCGCCGCGCGCGGACGGCGTCTACTCCCCCGACGGCGGCCCGGTGGAGAAGTGGTTCCGCGGGGTCCCCTTCGACCTGCACCTGATGATCTTCGGCGACTCGACCGCCACCGGCTACGGCTGCACGAACGCCGACGAGGTGCCCGGCGTCCTCATCGCCCGCGGCCTCGCGGCGGAGTCCGGCAAGCGGATCCGACTCAGCACCAAGGCGATCGTCGGCGCCACGTCGAAGGGTTTGTCCGGGCAGATCGACGCGATGTTCGTGGCCGGCCCCCCGCCCGACGCGGCGGTCGTGATGATCGGCGCCAACGACGTCACCGCCGTCAACGGCCTCACGCCGTCGGCCCGCCGGGTGGGCGCGGCGGTGGCCCGGCTGCGTGCCAGCGGCGCCGTCGTCGTCGTCGGCACCTGCCCGGACTTCGGCGTCATCACCGCCATCCCACAGCCGCTGCGGCTCGTCGCCCGGACCCGGGGGCTGCGACTGGCGCGGTTGCAAGCCGCCGCGGTGCGCAGCGCGGGCGGCGTGCCGGTCCCCTTCTCCGACCTGCTGGCGCCGGAGTTCTACAAGGCGCCCGAGGTGCTGTTCTCCTCCGACATGTTCCACCCGTCGGCGGCGGGCTACGCCCTGGCCGCCCAGCAGCTGCTGCCCGCGCTGTGCGAGGCGCTCGAGGTCTGCTCGTCGGAGACCGAGACCGACGAGCCGCTGGAGTCCCGCTCGGCCGACGGCGGCCCGTTGCTGGCCCGGCTGAGCAGCGTCAGCCGGCTGTGGCGGCGCACCACGGGCGTACCCGCGCCGATCGTCGCTCCGGCGACGGGCTAG